AGTGTGACCGGCATGGGATTGCTGTTCCATCGTCAGCGCCTTTGCCACATCAAAGCAAAGCACGAGCACCTTCGTCACGGTTCCTGCGATGACTCCCGACAAGATGTTTGATGTGTAGAGTGTGACCGCGACACAGACGGACGCGACCAGGAGTTGCTCGACCCCGATCGAAAAAACCTTTAAAAAGATTCTCGGCGCACAGAGTTTCCATCCGATGAAGATGAGCAACGCAGCCAGGACGGTGAGTGGGATTCTGTTGATAAGGCCGGTGCCGACCCAGACAAAGAGCGCCAAGAACAGGGCGTGGTAGAAATTCGCCCATAGTGTTCGCCCTCCTGCGATGACGTTTGCCGTACTCTTGATTCCCCCTGGAATAATCGTCAATCCGCCGGCTAACCCAGAGAGGATGTTGGATATACCCATGGCCCGAAGCGTGACAGTAGGGTCCGATTTTCTGGTGAATGGGTCGATTCTATCGATGGCGGCAATGGTGGCCAAGGTCTCCATTCCATCGATCAACGTCAGGGTGATAACCGTGGTCAGCAACGTAAACCATAGTTCCGGGCGCTGCCATATCCCCGAGAAATTGGGGAAATGGAATCCTTGGATCAGAGCATCTTTAGGGACATGGATCAAATAGGCCTCGGGGATGTGCAGCATCCACCCGGCTATCCCGCCCAAGGCAACGGCTAAGAGAGGTGCAGGAATATTCCTCGCCCAGCTTTGGTTCTTGACCGTATTGCTGTCGAGCGCGAAGAGCAGGGCCAAGGTAATGCCTCCGACGGCGAAGATCTCGAAGTTCATCCCCATGATCTGCGCGGGGATGAGGATGATGGCTTCCGGAATCGATTTAGTTGAAAGCGTCAGGTGGCCGAGGAGTGAGGGAATCTGCTTGATGATAATCAGCATCCCGATGGCGGCCAACATGCCATGGAGCACCGACATCGGAAAGTACATGACGAAACGGCCGACCTTATAGATGCTCAAAAATATCTGTACTGCTCCAGTAAAGAAAATGGCCACAAGCACCAGAGGGTACCCTGCCTCAAGATCTCCCTGACCGAGAGCCAGAATACCAGCCAGTAGAGCTGGTGCGAGGCCTGCTGCTGGTCCGCTGATGGTGATATAAGATCCGCCGAGAAGAGGAAAGACGAGTCCTGCGATGATGGCTGAGATCACTCCTGCAATCGGAGCTGCACCTGAGGCGAGTGCAATGCCCAGAGAAAGTGGAAGTGCCACCAGCGCAACTTGTAACCCAGCTACTAGGTCATACCGCCAATGTATTAAGCCAGGTATCCCGTTCTGTGGTGTTTCGCCCTGAGGCCCAGCCAGATGTTCAAATGGCGACATCGCACTCTCGTCCCTTCGAGACGCGCCTAGACTCGGCGTTCACTGATTCACGAAGCACATCCGGTGCCTACGTTATGAACCGACTCGGTTCACTCTAGAAAGACGCACAGTGCATAAATGATCAATAGTTACAATTAGTTGAATCGCGTCTCACGTATGAGTTCCTAACCCATTGTCATTGTGTGATTATTGAAACGAGCGTATTGATCGTGATGATGCGGTGCGAATACGCTCTCTTTGAAGAGGCGTTCCTATATTGGTGTTGTTGAAGTTAGAGAGGGGAAACGGGAGGAGGTCCGTTGTGGGGCCACTCGTTGCGCCTGGATATTGACTGTGCTAGCTATTTATCATGCTGCACATTTCATCGTCCATTGGCATTCCAGATTGCGAGATGGAGATACACGGCATTCGGTCGCAAGGTACAGGTGGGCAGAACGTCAACAAAGTCTCGACCGCCATCCATCTGCAATTCGATATCCATAGGTCATCTTTGCCGCAACTCTATAAAGATGCCCTGTTGAGGTTGCGGGATCACCGCATCTCAGCCGATGGAGTGATCACGATTAAGGCTCAGCAATACCGCACGCAGGAGCGCAACCGTGAGGATGCGCTGAACCGCTTACGGACACTCATACAACGTGCGGCGATTCCTCGCAAGAAGCGAAAAGCCACCGTACCGACCAGGAGTTCTCAGGAGCGACGGATTGAGGGCAAGAAGCGTCAGGGGCGCTTGAAGGCGCTTAGGGGAACAGTTGAGCGATGAGAGAGGGTGGCTTCGTTGATGTCGAGCTGGGCTAGGAACGGTATTCCTTGGTTGTTACCGCGCGTTGGCTCGTGCCTGCTGCAGTACTGCTTCGGCCTCCGGGACGAACTCAATCTGCTTGTATTCCTTAGCTAAGGCCAGCGCATCGGCGGCCAGTGCCACGGCTTCCTGGTGGTGGCCGTGCTGGCACCGAACCTTGGCGAGTGCCAACCGAGCATTGACTGCTTCGGGTGCCTGCTTGATGACTTGTTGCAAAAGTCGCTCACCTTGTTCTGAGTCACCTCCAAGGACGCTGGGAAGCCTCACCAGCAAGGTACCCTTGGCCGAGCGCGCACCGATGTGAGTTGGATCAAGTTCGAGAGTCCGGTCGATTTCCTTCATCATGCGTCGAAGCCCGAAGAGGGAGGTGAGGGATTCTCCGTCGATGCGGAGCAGCTCCCCCAGATTGCAAAACAGCGCAAAGTGGGCATCGGCGCTTCCTTCATCGGCTGCCACCGCACGCTCGCCCAAGGTCTGCCCCTGTTGGAAATGAGCCAGGCGCGTGGCACGATCCATGGCGAGTCTCCCGAGATTACATTCCGCGAGAGCCTGTCTGGCAAGACGGTGGCTCGACTCCTGTGCCGTGGACTGCATCGGCAAGAAGGACAGGCTGCTTACCAGAACAACCAGTAGGAGGGTCTTCATCCGTATCATTCACACACCCAATGGCTTGGTCGTCGATAGGTCAGGAGATTCCCTGTCCCCCGGAAACCATCATGCCTAGGATATTGAATCCTCCATCTACGTAGATGACTTCGCCGGTAATGCCCCGCCCCAGTGAACTGACCAAGAACAATGCGGTGTCGCCGACCTCGCTCTGCTCGGTTGGGCGACGGAGCGGCGCAAATTCCTTATGGAGGTCCACCATCTTGGTGATGCCTGAAACCCCGCGCGCGGCCAGCGTCTTGATCGGTCCAGCGGAGATCGCATTCACGCGAATGTTGAGGGGGCCGAGATCGTAAGCCAAGTAGCGAACGGTCGCTTCGAGTGCAGCTTTCGCGACCCCCATCACATTGTAATGGGGTACGACGCGCTCGCTCCCGAGATAGGTGAGGGTGAGGATGGAGCCTCCGGCGGCCATCAACGGCAAGGCGGCCCTTGCGACAGCCACGAGAGAATAGGCGCTGATGTCGAGCGCCGTTGCAAACCCTTGTCGAGTGGTATTCACGAATTGTCCGCTCAGCTCTTCCCGGGGGGCGAAGGCCAGGGAGTGGACAAGGAAGTCGATTTGTCCGGCTTCCTTCTGGACCTGCTGCATGAGCGATGTGATCTCTCCATCGTTGGTCACATCGCAGGGGAACGCTCTCGCGCCCGGCAAGGTGGCGGCGAGCTCTTCCACATTTTGTTTCAGTCGTTCATTTTGATAATTGAAGATGAGATGAGCTCCCTGACCGGCCGTCGATTCCGCGATGGCCCAAGCGATGCTGTGCTTATTCGCCACGCCGATGATGAGTCCTTTTTTCCCCTCGAGCAACATGAGCACTCTTCTCCTTCTTGAAGCTCAACGACATGAGCGTTGATTACGATTCACGTTTCGCACAACTCTGATCCAGACCGACTCCAATGGTGCCCCCACCTCGCCCTGATCAGCGGCAATCGCTCTTTCGGATAAAGACCGCTTGAAGGCCGACGATCGTTTTCCCATCTCGGATTGTACCATCTTGAATTCGTGCGATCGCCTGATGCAGCGGCATTTCGATGATCTCCAGCACTTCATCTCGATCCAGGTTCTGACGCCCTTTCGTGAGACCGATGGCCTTGTATACATGAATCACTTCGTCGGCAAAGCCGGGAGCCGTAAAGATACTCGAGAGTAACTCAAACGAGGATGCTCGATAGCCGACTTCTTCTTCCAGTTCTCGTGCGGCGCAATCTAAGGGATCTTCTCCGGGAGCAAGCTTTCCCGCTGGAATTTCGTAAATGAATCCGCCGGCAGCATGGCGGAACTGCCTGATTAAGACCACCGTACCATCGTCTTTGATAGGGACCACCGCTGCCGCCCCCGGATGACGGATTGTTTCGAGGTCAACCGTCACCCCATTCGGTAACTGGACGGTGTCGATGTTGAGAGTGATCACCTTCCCTGAATAGATGTTGCGAACCATTGGATGTTCCATTTCGGTCATGCTGTTCAGCCGTTGGGCCGGCCGCAAGGGCGAGATTGCGCTCCTGCTATTTGGAGTTTCGCTTGTAGAACGGCGGCCTGACGACCTTTGCCGGAACCGCCTTCCCTCGAATGTCGATGAAGAGATCCGTCCCGAGTTCGGCATGCTCGAATGATACATACCCTAAGCCGATCCCCTTCTGCAGAAGAGGGGAAAGATTGCCGCTGGTGACTTCTCCGATGGGAGACTGGGGTGACGATGCAGAGAGAATCTTGAAGCCATGGCGAGGAACGCCTTTCTCCAACAACTCAAAGCCGACGAATCGGCGGGACGGGCCCGCTTGTCGTTGAATCAACAAGGCAGTCTGGCCGACAAATTCCCCCTTCTCGAAACGCACGGCCCATTCCGCTCCAGCATCGATCGGCGTCGTGTGTTCATCGATATCGTTGCCATACAGCAGATAACCCATCTCGAGACGCAGGAGATCCCGTGCCCCGAGTCCCGCCGGTTTCAAACCGTAGGATTTGCCTGTAGCAAACAGCTTATCCCAGAGGGTCGAGACTTGTCCGTAGACATAGAACTCGTAGCCGAATTCTCCGGTATAGCCCGTTCTCGCCGCCAGGCATTCGACATCTGCGACACGCACCATCGCTGATTCTCTGAGCTTCAGCTGTTCCAGCTGGGACAATCCTAGCGATGCGACGATCGCTCGCGCAGCCGGGCCCTGCAAGGCGATCTGCGCGATCTCTGCTGAACGGTCGGAGACCTGACAGCCAGGAACTCCCCGACTGTGCTCCGTGAGCCAGGACAGGATCTTGGCTCGATTGGACGCGTTGACGCATAAAAGAAATTCTCCGGCGTTCGCCATCCGATAGACGAAGACATCGTCCATGATGCCGCCCTGCTCGTTACAGATCATCGAGTACTGCGCCTGCCTGGGCCGCAGCGCTGTGAGATCGTTCGTCGTCATGCGTTGAAGGAAGGCTTCCGCGCCGGAGCCGGTGACGACAATCCGCCCCATATGGCTGACATCGAAGAGACCCGCCTTGCTTCGAACGGTATGATACTCATCCACAACGCCGCTGTACTGGATGGGCATTTCCCACCCCGTGAAATCGACGAGTTTCGCCCCGGCGACGCGATGTTGTGCGATGAGAGGCGTGTGCTGCACCGTGAAGCTACCGTATCCCGAGCAGCTCAACGTCGAAGATCAGCGTGGCGTTCGGTGGGATTACGCCACCCGCGCCCCGCGGTCCGTATCCCAAATCGGATGGGATGGTGAGTTTTCGCTTGCCTCCCACCTTCATTCCCTGCACCCCTTCGTCCCAGCCTTTAATAACTCGCCCGGCTCCGAGAGGAAACGAGAAGGGCTGTCCACGATCGACGGAGCTATCGAACTTTTTACCGTTCTCCAGCCAACCGGTATAGTGGACGTTCGCCGTTTTCCCGGCAACCGCCACCTCTCCGGTGCCGACCACCTGATCCACGTATTTGAGCCCGGACGATGTGGTGATTTCCTGCGCGTTTGACGGTTGTTCGCTTGATGCCATAGCCCCTCCCCATCCGAATGTTGATGCGAGAACCAACATCGCAAAGATAGATACAATGTATCGAGGTTTCATACGAGTCTCCTTCATTTCATTGTATGGCATGGGAGAGACGGCGTGGTCAACTATGGAATTGCTAGGAATTCCGTTCGGCAAAGAGCGCCAGACTAGCCGTGTACCCATGCAAGAAATTGCGGTTTCCAATGGGCCCTATCTCCCCTTGCGCAAAGAAACCCGCGATGGGAATCGGTCCCAGACGTTCCGTAGTCGTGGCCGCATCGTGGTTCGGCCGCCCAAAGAGCCCTCGACCACGGCCGCAACAGCTGAAGAGGAGCCCGCCGAGCGGAGGATGCCGATGGCGGGCTCGGTCGGTCGCCAACAGAAGGTTCAAATCTTCCGCTGCTGATTCAGCATCGCGCAGATGGAACTGCACGGTCTGGCCTTCTTGCACCACATCGCCGATGGCGATAGCACCAGTGGTACGGTCGGCTCCGAGGAGATTCCGAATGAGAAAGTCTCCCCGCTCGAAGCGATTCCGATGTTCGTCGATCACGATACCGAGATGTAGCGCCCGATGAGCGCGCTGCCGGTCTTCGTGCGTCAGCGATTCGAAGATTGCCTGCAATCGCTCCAAAGCCGGCACGCCCCCAAGTTCGTGAATGAAATTGCGTTCGGCCTTCGTCACGACGAACCGGTCACCGATCAGGCGACAGCCCTGGGAGATGATCGGCCGAATATCCACGGCCCCCGTGAGACGGACACCCACTAACCCGCCATCGAGGACTTGATCGTTGAGGACCAATCGATTCATGCCGGCCTCTTGTCCACCTCCGGCCAATCCTCCGACCGCCTTCGTTCCAGGATAGCGCTCCTCCATAAGCCCAAGGATATCCTGAACCGGCACGGTGAATGGATCGGCGAGTAAGAGGAACGACGCCTCTGGAACGCCCGGCTCTGGCCATCCCGAGAGGTGAAATTGATCGTGCGCCGATGAAAACGATGATCGCAGCGGGTGAAGGTTGACGTGGGGAAGGACGGCGGCCCAGACGGTGATCGCCGGGACGGTTTCCAATTCCTCTGCTCCGGCGATCACGCCCTCTCCACTGCAGCCGATCAGGAGGCTTGGACGAAGGGTCTCCCTCAGCACATGGACCAAGAGGTCGGCCTCGGCGACGTGATGCGCTGAAAAGAAAACGCAAGCAAGGTCGATGGGGGCGTCATTCAACTGCGTCCGAATGTCCTGGACCACGGCCCGCGCCGCGGATTCCGTCTCTTCTGTTTTTGAGAGGGCCACGGCAAATTGCACGATCTCGTCTCGTGATGTGGAAGGGTGGTCGATGAGCCCGGCATGAGTGAGGGGCGCGCGGGCTCGCCACAGGATCGAGTCAGACTCCTGGATCCATCCGCTGAGCCCTGGTCTGCGCCAATTTCTTATAATATCGCCACAGGTAGGAATGGTAGTCGTCCACCTGCGCAAGGAGGTAGTGGAGTTCTGTCGGATCCTCTGTTTCCAGGGCATGGATCATCCTGGTTTTTAGGAACTCACCGAAGGCTTCGGTCTTCTGCACCGCGGTCAGCAGTTGCAACCCGCCCCCGATCTGGTAGTCACCCATACCACCCTCCTGGTTGACGTTCAGAAGGATAGCGAGGGAATCGCTACAT
This region of Nitrospira sp. genomic DNA includes:
- a CDS encoding enoyl-ACP reductase, producing the protein MLLEGKKGLIIGVANKHSIAWAIAESTAGQGAHLIFNYQNERLKQNVEELAATLPGARAFPCDVTNDGEITSLMQQVQKEAGQIDFLVHSLAFAPREELSGQFVNTTRQGFATALDISAYSLVAVARAALPLMAAGGSILTLTYLGSERVVPHYNVMGVAKAALEATVRYLAYDLGPLNIRVNAISAGPIKTLAARGVSGITKMVDLHKEFAPLRRPTEQSEVGDTALFLVSSLGRGITGEVIYVDGGFNILGMMVSGGQGIS
- a CDS encoding NUDIX hydrolase — translated: MEHPMVRNIYSGKVITLNIDTVQLPNGVTVDLETIRHPGAAAVVPIKDDGTVVLIRQFRHAAGGFIYEIPAGKLAPGEDPLDCAARELEEEVGYRASSFELLSSIFTAPGFADEVIHVYKAIGLTKGRQNLDRDEVLEIIEMPLHQAIARIQDGTIRDGKTIVGLQAVFIRKSDCR
- a CDS encoding FKBP-type peptidyl-prolyl cis-trans isomerase, producing the protein MASSEQPSNAQEITTSSGLKYVDQVVGTGEVAVAGKTANVHYTGWLENGKKFDSSVDRGQPFSFPLGAGRVIKGWDEGVQGMKVGGKRKLTIPSDLGYGPRGAGGVIPPNATLIFDVELLGIR
- the gcvT gene encoding glycine cleavage system aminomethyltransferase GcvT, coding for MQHTPLIAQHRVAGAKLVDFTGWEMPIQYSGVVDEYHTVRSKAGLFDVSHMGRIVVTGSGAEAFLQRMTTNDLTALRPRQAQYSMICNEQGGIMDDVFVYRMANAGEFLLCVNASNRAKILSWLTEHSRGVPGCQVSDRSAEIAQIALQGPAARAIVASLGLSQLEQLKLRESAMVRVADVECLAARTGYTGEFGYEFYVYGQVSTLWDKLFATGKSYGLKPAGLGARDLLRLEMGYLLYGNDIDEHTTPIDAGAEWAVRFEKGEFVGQTALLIQRQAGPSRRFVGFELLEKGVPRHGFKILSASSPQSPIGEVTSGNLSPLLQKGIGLGYVSFEHAELGTDLFIDIRGKAVPAKVVRPPFYKRNSK
- a CDS encoding SulP family inorganic anion transporter, producing the protein MSPFEHLAGPQGETPQNGIPGLIHWRYDLVAGLQVALVALPLSLGIALASGAAPIAGVISAIIAGLVFPLLGGSYITISGPAAGLAPALLAGILALGQGDLEAGYPLVLVAIFFTGAVQIFLSIYKVGRFVMYFPMSVLHGMLAAIGMLIIIKQIPSLLGHLTLSTKSIPEAIILIPAQIMGMNFEIFAVGGITLALLFALDSNTVKNQSWARNIPAPLLAVALGGIAGWMLHIPEAYLIHVPKDALIQGFHFPNFSGIWQRPELWFTLLTTVITLTLIDGMETLATIAAIDRIDPFTRKSDPTVTLRAMGISNILSGLAGGLTIIPGGIKSTANVIAGGRTLWANFYHALFLALFVWVGTGLINRIPLTVLAALLIFIGWKLCAPRIFLKVFSIGVEQLLVASVCVAVTLYTSNILSGVIAGTVTKVLVLCFDVAKALTMEQQSHAGHTASFSTRLWAAFGELFRDPVIRIGDGRTSRKGSLPVMSVAAKNMKHPYKIYLSSLSCMNLLKLDDKLKTLPNHRDNFMIILAGHVVDHTAMEYLHRYRDQHVKEGRKCVIIGTQHFLSHSDHRLAYRVSQSDEALAYG
- the arfB gene encoding alternative ribosome rescue aminoacyl-tRNA hydrolase ArfB, with the protein product MLHISSSIGIPDCEMEIHGIRSQGTGGQNVNKVSTAIHLQFDIHRSSLPQLYKDALLRLRDHRISADGVITIKAQQYRTQERNREDALNRLRTLIQRAAIPRKKRKATVPTRSSQERRIEGKKRQGRLKALRGTVER
- a CDS encoding FIST N-terminal domain-containing protein, whose amino-acid sequence is MQFAVALSKTEETESAARAVVQDIRTQLNDAPIDLACVFFSAHHVAEADLLVHVLRETLRPSLLIGCSGEGVIAGAEELETVPAITVWAAVLPHVNLHPLRSSFSSAHDQFHLSGWPEPGVPEASFLLLADPFTVPVQDILGLMEERYPGTKAVGGLAGGGQEAGMNRLVLNDQVLDGGLVGVRLTGAVDIRPIISQGCRLIGDRFVVTKAERNFIHELGGVPALERLQAIFESLTHEDRQRAHRALHLGIVIDEHRNRFERGDFLIRNLLGADRTTGAIAIGDVVQEGQTVQFHLRDAESAAEDLNLLLATDRARHRHPPLGGLLFSCCGRGRGLFGRPNHDAATTTERLGPIPIAGFFAQGEIGPIGNRNFLHGYTASLALFAERNS